In the Lepisosteus oculatus isolate fLepOcu1 chromosome 6, fLepOcu1.hap2, whole genome shotgun sequence genome, one interval contains:
- the ss18 gene encoding protein SSXT isoform X3 → MSVAFAAHRQRGKNDITPAAIQKLLDENNHLIQCIMDFQSKGKTAECSQYQQMLHRNLVYLATIADSNQNMQSLLPAPPSQSMPMGPGGMNQSGAAQPPHGHSMPSEGMVGSGPPASHMQNQMNGQMPGPNHMAMQAPGPSQPSMANSSINMPPTSHGSMGGYNHTVPSSQSMAVQSQMSMNPGQPMGNYGPRPNMNMQPSQGPIMHQQPPSQQYNIAQGGAQHYQGQQNPMTMMGQGNHVMGQRPMPPYRPPQQGPPQQYAGQEDYYGEQYSHGGQGAPEGHNDYGYQQPSYPEQGYDRPYEDSSQHYYEGGNSQYGQQQDAYQQGPPQQQGYPPQQQQYPGQQGYPGQQQGYGPSQTAPGQYPNYTQGQGQQYGGYRAPQPGPPQPQQQRTYGYDQGQYGNYQQ, encoded by the exons ATGTCGGTGGCTTTCGCAGCTCACAGGCAGCGGGGAAAGAATGATATCACGCCGGCGGCCATCCAGAAG TTACTGGATGAGAACAATCATCTTATTCAGTGCATCATGGACTTCCAGAGCAAAGGAAAAACAGCAGAATGCTCACA GTATCAGCagatgttgcacagaaatttagtcTACCTGGCCACAATAGCAGACTCAAATCAGAATATGCAGTCTCTTCTGCCTGCT cCCCCCTCACAGAGTATGCCCATGGGCCCAGGGGGCATGAATCAGAGTGGCGCTGCCCAGCCCCCGCATGGCCACAGCATGCCCTCAGAAGGGATGGTTGGCAGTGGGCCTCCTGCCTCTCACATGCAGAACCAGATGAATGGACAGATGCCTG GGCCAAATCACATGGCCATGCAAGCACCTGGACCCAGCCAGCCCAGCATGGCCAACAGCTCAATAAACATGCCGCCCACCAGCCACGGATCCATGGGGGGCTACAACCACACAGTTCCTTCCTCACAGAGCATGGCCGTGCAAAGCCAGATGAGCATGAATCCGGGACAGCCGATGGGTAATTATGGCCCTCGACCCAACATGAACATGCAGCCTAGCCAAG GCCCCATAATGCACCAGCAGCCGCCCTCACAACAGTATAACATAGCTCAGGGAGGGGCACAGCACTATCAGGGCCAGCAGAACCCCATGACCATGATGGGCCAAGGAAACCATGTCATGGGACAGAGACCCATGCCTCCATACAGACCACCTCAGCAAG GACCACCTCAGCAGTATGCCGGTCAAGAGGATTATTATGGGGAGCAGTACAGTCATGGTGGACAAGGAGCTCCAGAAG GTCATAATGATTACGGTTATCAGCAACCATCGTATCCTGAACAAGGCTACGATAGGCCTTATGAGGATTCCTCACAACATTACTACGAAGGAG GTAATTCACAATACGGTCAGCAGCAGGATGCCTATCAGCAAGGACCACCACAGCAGCAAGGCTACCCGCCTCAGCAACAGCAGTATCCAGGGCAACAGGGATACCCAGGGCAACAGCAAGGCTATG GTCCCTCTCAGACTGCCCCGGGGCAGTACCCCAATTACAcccaggggcaggggcagcagTATGGGGGTTACAGGGCTCCACAGCCCGGCCCCCCTCAGCCACAGCAGCAGCGCACCTATGGTTATGATCAG GGTCAATATGGGAATTACCAGCAGTGA
- the ss18 gene encoding protein SSXT isoform X4, with translation MSVAFAAHRQRGKNDITPAAIQKLLDENNHLIQCIMDFQSKGKTAECSQYQQMLHRNLVYLATIADSNQNMQSLLPARSETPTTEVKHEPPSQSMPMGPGGMNQSGAAQPPHGHSMPSEGMVGSGPPASHMQNQMNGQMPGPNHMAMQAPGPSQPSMANSSINMPPTSHGSMGGYNHTVPSSQSMAVQSQMSMNPGQPMGPIMHQQPPSQQYNIAQGGAQHYQGQQNPMTMMGQGNHVMGQRPMPPYRPPQQGPPQQYAGQEDYYGEQYSHGGQGAPEGHNDYGYQQPSYPEQGYDRPYEDSSQHYYEGGNSQYGQQQDAYQQGPPQQQGYPPQQQQYPGQQGYPGQQQGYGPSQTAPGQYPNYTQGQGQQYGGYRAPQPGPPQPQQQRTYGYDQGQYGNYQQ, from the exons ATGTCGGTGGCTTTCGCAGCTCACAGGCAGCGGGGAAAGAATGATATCACGCCGGCGGCCATCCAGAAG TTACTGGATGAGAACAATCATCTTATTCAGTGCATCATGGACTTCCAGAGCAAAGGAAAAACAGCAGAATGCTCACA GTATCAGCagatgttgcacagaaatttagtcTACCTGGCCACAATAGCAGACTCAAATCAGAATATGCAGTCTCTTCTGCCTGCT AGGTCTGAAACACCCACCACAGAGGTAAAGCATGAA cCCCCCTCACAGAGTATGCCCATGGGCCCAGGGGGCATGAATCAGAGTGGCGCTGCCCAGCCCCCGCATGGCCACAGCATGCCCTCAGAAGGGATGGTTGGCAGTGGGCCTCCTGCCTCTCACATGCAGAACCAGATGAATGGACAGATGCCTG GGCCAAATCACATGGCCATGCAAGCACCTGGACCCAGCCAGCCCAGCATGGCCAACAGCTCAATAAACATGCCGCCCACCAGCCACGGATCCATGGGGGGCTACAACCACACAGTTCCTTCCTCACAGAGCATGGCCGTGCAAAGCCAGATGAGCATGAATCCGGGACAGCCGATGG GCCCCATAATGCACCAGCAGCCGCCCTCACAACAGTATAACATAGCTCAGGGAGGGGCACAGCACTATCAGGGCCAGCAGAACCCCATGACCATGATGGGCCAAGGAAACCATGTCATGGGACAGAGACCCATGCCTCCATACAGACCACCTCAGCAAG GACCACCTCAGCAGTATGCCGGTCAAGAGGATTATTATGGGGAGCAGTACAGTCATGGTGGACAAGGAGCTCCAGAAG GTCATAATGATTACGGTTATCAGCAACCATCGTATCCTGAACAAGGCTACGATAGGCCTTATGAGGATTCCTCACAACATTACTACGAAGGAG GTAATTCACAATACGGTCAGCAGCAGGATGCCTATCAGCAAGGACCACCACAGCAGCAAGGCTACCCGCCTCAGCAACAGCAGTATCCAGGGCAACAGGGATACCCAGGGCAACAGCAAGGCTATG GTCCCTCTCAGACTGCCCCGGGGCAGTACCCCAATTACAcccaggggcaggggcagcagTATGGGGGTTACAGGGCTCCACAGCCCGGCCCCCCTCAGCCACAGCAGCAGCGCACCTATGGTTATGATCAG GGTCAATATGGGAATTACCAGCAGTGA
- the ss18 gene encoding protein SSXT isoform X1, producing MSVAFAAHRQRGKNDITPAAIQKLLDENNHLIQCIMDFQSKGKTAECSQYQQMLHRNLVYLATIADSNQNMQSLLPARSETPTTEVKHEPPSQSMPMGPGGMNQSGAAQPPHGHSMPSEGMVGSGPPASHMQNQMNGQMPGPNHMAMQAPGPSQPSMANSSINMPPTSHGSMGGYNHTVPSSQSMAVQSQMSMNPGQPMGNYGPRPNMNMQPSQGPIMHQQPPSQQYNIAQGGAQHYQGQQNPMTMMGQGNHVMGQRPMPPYRPPQQGPPQQYAGQEDYYGEQYSHGGQGAPEGHNDYGYQQPSYPEQGYDRPYEDSSQHYYEGGNSQYGQQQDAYQQGPPQQQGYPPQQQQYPGQQGYPGQQQGYGPSQTAPGQYPNYTQGQGQQYGGYRAPQPGPPQPQQQRTYGYDQGQYGNYQQ from the exons ATGTCGGTGGCTTTCGCAGCTCACAGGCAGCGGGGAAAGAATGATATCACGCCGGCGGCCATCCAGAAG TTACTGGATGAGAACAATCATCTTATTCAGTGCATCATGGACTTCCAGAGCAAAGGAAAAACAGCAGAATGCTCACA GTATCAGCagatgttgcacagaaatttagtcTACCTGGCCACAATAGCAGACTCAAATCAGAATATGCAGTCTCTTCTGCCTGCT AGGTCTGAAACACCCACCACAGAGGTAAAGCATGAA cCCCCCTCACAGAGTATGCCCATGGGCCCAGGGGGCATGAATCAGAGTGGCGCTGCCCAGCCCCCGCATGGCCACAGCATGCCCTCAGAAGGGATGGTTGGCAGTGGGCCTCCTGCCTCTCACATGCAGAACCAGATGAATGGACAGATGCCTG GGCCAAATCACATGGCCATGCAAGCACCTGGACCCAGCCAGCCCAGCATGGCCAACAGCTCAATAAACATGCCGCCCACCAGCCACGGATCCATGGGGGGCTACAACCACACAGTTCCTTCCTCACAGAGCATGGCCGTGCAAAGCCAGATGAGCATGAATCCGGGACAGCCGATGGGTAATTATGGCCCTCGACCCAACATGAACATGCAGCCTAGCCAAG GCCCCATAATGCACCAGCAGCCGCCCTCACAACAGTATAACATAGCTCAGGGAGGGGCACAGCACTATCAGGGCCAGCAGAACCCCATGACCATGATGGGCCAAGGAAACCATGTCATGGGACAGAGACCCATGCCTCCATACAGACCACCTCAGCAAG GACCACCTCAGCAGTATGCCGGTCAAGAGGATTATTATGGGGAGCAGTACAGTCATGGTGGACAAGGAGCTCCAGAAG GTCATAATGATTACGGTTATCAGCAACCATCGTATCCTGAACAAGGCTACGATAGGCCTTATGAGGATTCCTCACAACATTACTACGAAGGAG GTAATTCACAATACGGTCAGCAGCAGGATGCCTATCAGCAAGGACCACCACAGCAGCAAGGCTACCCGCCTCAGCAACAGCAGTATCCAGGGCAACAGGGATACCCAGGGCAACAGCAAGGCTATG GTCCCTCTCAGACTGCCCCGGGGCAGTACCCCAATTACAcccaggggcaggggcagcagTATGGGGGTTACAGGGCTCCACAGCCCGGCCCCCCTCAGCCACAGCAGCAGCGCACCTATGGTTATGATCAG GGTCAATATGGGAATTACCAGCAGTGA
- the ss18 gene encoding protein SSXT isoform X2: MSVAFAAHRQRGKNDITPAAIQKLLDENNHLIQCIMDFQSKGKTAECSQYQQMLHRNLVYLATIADSNQNMQSLLPARSETPTTEVKHEPPSQSMPMGPGGMNQSGAAQPPHGHSMPSEGMVGSGPPASHMQNQMNGQMPGPNHMAMQAPGPSQPSMANSSINMPPTSHGSMGGYNHTVPSSQSMAVQSQMSMNPGQPMGNYGPRPNMNMQPSQGPIMHQQPPSQQYNIAQGGAQHYQGQQNPMTMMGQGNHVMGQRPMPPYRPPQQGPPQQYAGQEDYYGEQYSHGGQGAPEGHNDYGYQQPSYPEQGYDRPYEDSSQHYYEGGNSQYGQQQDAYQQGPPQQQGYPPQQQQYPGQQGYPGQQQGYGPSQTAPGQYPNYTQGQGQQYGGYRAPQPGPPQPQQQRTYGYDQALMRK; the protein is encoded by the exons ATGTCGGTGGCTTTCGCAGCTCACAGGCAGCGGGGAAAGAATGATATCACGCCGGCGGCCATCCAGAAG TTACTGGATGAGAACAATCATCTTATTCAGTGCATCATGGACTTCCAGAGCAAAGGAAAAACAGCAGAATGCTCACA GTATCAGCagatgttgcacagaaatttagtcTACCTGGCCACAATAGCAGACTCAAATCAGAATATGCAGTCTCTTCTGCCTGCT AGGTCTGAAACACCCACCACAGAGGTAAAGCATGAA cCCCCCTCACAGAGTATGCCCATGGGCCCAGGGGGCATGAATCAGAGTGGCGCTGCCCAGCCCCCGCATGGCCACAGCATGCCCTCAGAAGGGATGGTTGGCAGTGGGCCTCCTGCCTCTCACATGCAGAACCAGATGAATGGACAGATGCCTG GGCCAAATCACATGGCCATGCAAGCACCTGGACCCAGCCAGCCCAGCATGGCCAACAGCTCAATAAACATGCCGCCCACCAGCCACGGATCCATGGGGGGCTACAACCACACAGTTCCTTCCTCACAGAGCATGGCCGTGCAAAGCCAGATGAGCATGAATCCGGGACAGCCGATGGGTAATTATGGCCCTCGACCCAACATGAACATGCAGCCTAGCCAAG GCCCCATAATGCACCAGCAGCCGCCCTCACAACAGTATAACATAGCTCAGGGAGGGGCACAGCACTATCAGGGCCAGCAGAACCCCATGACCATGATGGGCCAAGGAAACCATGTCATGGGACAGAGACCCATGCCTCCATACAGACCACCTCAGCAAG GACCACCTCAGCAGTATGCCGGTCAAGAGGATTATTATGGGGAGCAGTACAGTCATGGTGGACAAGGAGCTCCAGAAG GTCATAATGATTACGGTTATCAGCAACCATCGTATCCTGAACAAGGCTACGATAGGCCTTATGAGGATTCCTCACAACATTACTACGAAGGAG GTAATTCACAATACGGTCAGCAGCAGGATGCCTATCAGCAAGGACCACCACAGCAGCAAGGCTACCCGCCTCAGCAACAGCAGTATCCAGGGCAACAGGGATACCCAGGGCAACAGCAAGGCTATG GTCCCTCTCAGACTGCCCCGGGGCAGTACCCCAATTACAcccaggggcaggggcagcagTATGGGGGTTACAGGGCTCCACAGCCCGGCCCCCCTCAGCCACAGCAGCAGCGCACCTATGGTTATGATCAG GCTCTCATGAGGAAATAA
- the ss18 gene encoding protein SSXT isoform X6, which produces MSVAFAAHRQRGKNDITPAAIQKLLDENNHLIQCIMDFQSKGKTAECSQYQQMLHRNLVYLATIADSNQNMQSLLPAPPSQSMPMGPGGMNQSGAAQPPHGHSMPSEGMVGSGPPASHMQNQMNGQMPGPNHMAMQAPGPSQPSMANSSINMPPTSHGSMGGYNHTVPSSQSMAVQSQMSMNPGQPMGNYGPRPNMNMQPSQGPIMHQQPPSQQYNIAQGGAQHYQGQQNPMTMMGQGNHVMGQRPMPPYRPPQQGPPQQYAGQEDYYGEQYSHGGQGAPEGNSQYGQQQDAYQQGPPQQQGYPPQQQQYPGQQGYPGQQQGYGPSQTAPGQYPNYTQGQGQQYGGYRAPQPGPPQPQQQRTYGYDQGQYGNYQQ; this is translated from the exons ATGTCGGTGGCTTTCGCAGCTCACAGGCAGCGGGGAAAGAATGATATCACGCCGGCGGCCATCCAGAAG TTACTGGATGAGAACAATCATCTTATTCAGTGCATCATGGACTTCCAGAGCAAAGGAAAAACAGCAGAATGCTCACA GTATCAGCagatgttgcacagaaatttagtcTACCTGGCCACAATAGCAGACTCAAATCAGAATATGCAGTCTCTTCTGCCTGCT cCCCCCTCACAGAGTATGCCCATGGGCCCAGGGGGCATGAATCAGAGTGGCGCTGCCCAGCCCCCGCATGGCCACAGCATGCCCTCAGAAGGGATGGTTGGCAGTGGGCCTCCTGCCTCTCACATGCAGAACCAGATGAATGGACAGATGCCTG GGCCAAATCACATGGCCATGCAAGCACCTGGACCCAGCCAGCCCAGCATGGCCAACAGCTCAATAAACATGCCGCCCACCAGCCACGGATCCATGGGGGGCTACAACCACACAGTTCCTTCCTCACAGAGCATGGCCGTGCAAAGCCAGATGAGCATGAATCCGGGACAGCCGATGGGTAATTATGGCCCTCGACCCAACATGAACATGCAGCCTAGCCAAG GCCCCATAATGCACCAGCAGCCGCCCTCACAACAGTATAACATAGCTCAGGGAGGGGCACAGCACTATCAGGGCCAGCAGAACCCCATGACCATGATGGGCCAAGGAAACCATGTCATGGGACAGAGACCCATGCCTCCATACAGACCACCTCAGCAAG GACCACCTCAGCAGTATGCCGGTCAAGAGGATTATTATGGGGAGCAGTACAGTCATGGTGGACAAGGAGCTCCAGAAG GTAATTCACAATACGGTCAGCAGCAGGATGCCTATCAGCAAGGACCACCACAGCAGCAAGGCTACCCGCCTCAGCAACAGCAGTATCCAGGGCAACAGGGATACCCAGGGCAACAGCAAGGCTATG GTCCCTCTCAGACTGCCCCGGGGCAGTACCCCAATTACAcccaggggcaggggcagcagTATGGGGGTTACAGGGCTCCACAGCCCGGCCCCCCTCAGCCACAGCAGCAGCGCACCTATGGTTATGATCAG GGTCAATATGGGAATTACCAGCAGTGA
- the ss18 gene encoding protein SSXT isoform X5: MSVAFAAHRQRGKNDITPAAIQKLLDENNHLIQCIMDFQSKGKTAECSQYQQMLHRNLVYLATIADSNQNMQSLLPARSETPTTEVKHEPPSQSMPMGPGGMNQSGAAQPPHGHSMPSEGMVGSGPPASHMQNQMNGQMPGPNHMAMQAPGPSQPSMANSSINMPPTSHGSMGGYNHTVPSSQSMAVQSQMSMNPGQPMGNYGPRPNMNMQPSQGPIMHQQPPSQQYNIAQGGAQHYQGQQNPMTMMGQGNHVMGQRPMPPYRPPQQGPPQQYAGQEDYYGEQYSHGGQGAPEGNSQYGQQQDAYQQGPPQQQGYPPQQQQYPGQQGYPGQQQGYGPSQTAPGQYPNYTQGQGQQYGGYRAPQPGPPQPQQQRTYGYDQGQYGNYQQ; the protein is encoded by the exons ATGTCGGTGGCTTTCGCAGCTCACAGGCAGCGGGGAAAGAATGATATCACGCCGGCGGCCATCCAGAAG TTACTGGATGAGAACAATCATCTTATTCAGTGCATCATGGACTTCCAGAGCAAAGGAAAAACAGCAGAATGCTCACA GTATCAGCagatgttgcacagaaatttagtcTACCTGGCCACAATAGCAGACTCAAATCAGAATATGCAGTCTCTTCTGCCTGCT AGGTCTGAAACACCCACCACAGAGGTAAAGCATGAA cCCCCCTCACAGAGTATGCCCATGGGCCCAGGGGGCATGAATCAGAGTGGCGCTGCCCAGCCCCCGCATGGCCACAGCATGCCCTCAGAAGGGATGGTTGGCAGTGGGCCTCCTGCCTCTCACATGCAGAACCAGATGAATGGACAGATGCCTG GGCCAAATCACATGGCCATGCAAGCACCTGGACCCAGCCAGCCCAGCATGGCCAACAGCTCAATAAACATGCCGCCCACCAGCCACGGATCCATGGGGGGCTACAACCACACAGTTCCTTCCTCACAGAGCATGGCCGTGCAAAGCCAGATGAGCATGAATCCGGGACAGCCGATGGGTAATTATGGCCCTCGACCCAACATGAACATGCAGCCTAGCCAAG GCCCCATAATGCACCAGCAGCCGCCCTCACAACAGTATAACATAGCTCAGGGAGGGGCACAGCACTATCAGGGCCAGCAGAACCCCATGACCATGATGGGCCAAGGAAACCATGTCATGGGACAGAGACCCATGCCTCCATACAGACCACCTCAGCAAG GACCACCTCAGCAGTATGCCGGTCAAGAGGATTATTATGGGGAGCAGTACAGTCATGGTGGACAAGGAGCTCCAGAAG GTAATTCACAATACGGTCAGCAGCAGGATGCCTATCAGCAAGGACCACCACAGCAGCAAGGCTACCCGCCTCAGCAACAGCAGTATCCAGGGCAACAGGGATACCCAGGGCAACAGCAAGGCTATG GTCCCTCTCAGACTGCCCCGGGGCAGTACCCCAATTACAcccaggggcaggggcagcagTATGGGGGTTACAGGGCTCCACAGCCCGGCCCCCCTCAGCCACAGCAGCAGCGCACCTATGGTTATGATCAG GGTCAATATGGGAATTACCAGCAGTGA